A window from Solanum stenotomum isolate F172 chromosome 5, ASM1918654v1, whole genome shotgun sequence encodes these proteins:
- the LOC125865786 gene encoding probable ubiquitin-conjugating enzyme E2 26 isoform X2: METHKQVATYVSENSKKRVFPGGSAIDVEVLEISRPTNWSSKSKTPKKKEDILVGNGSSGNSGPVDGVQSSNTKCLSSSKKKKNCLSVSNSPIIIDEFGSDVLFGADENMDMYYDDLVYSDYAVLQAHFDNMDIPPGVEAPIPWMPGPMKEQMVSTTTSTSGRDVSGAVRDQSTSFSSSTLVGQPTQFGSSWSSPGPSLGKEGQLVIGNSNEKSSKGASNSKILSSGAEKKFSTIRKKIHSSSATASFDWNNPYKLYEESLSHYGKKLGSSGATTSYGSGNQSTPIGPYFPNPVGSPVSDMKNLFLNQTTPISAGIAHASAAMTNYSPLSLHKRATTAGCPSIPSGSACNGEQHRNLAEILKKFQVFKKFDTVEDHSDHFYSRQASSGNLPSKNWAKKIQEEWKILENDLPDTIFVRVYESRMDLLRAVIMGADGTPYHDGLYFFDVFFPSNYPSVPPLVHYHSFGLRINPNLYNCGKVCLSLLNTWTGQGKEKWIPRASTMLQVLVSIQGLILNAKPYFNEPGYANTGGTTRGDASSLQYNENTYILNLKTMVFSMRRPPKYFEDFVLGHFFRSAQDILVACKAYTDGAQVGSLVRGGVQDVDEGDKSCSPTFKASLAGFIKTVIDTFKEIGVKDCDKFLHLTQRGTGVAPVVPANTANYFFS, from the exons ATGGAGACTCATAAACAAGTAGCAACATACGTTTCTGAGAATTCCAA GAAAAGAGTGTTTCCAGGTGGAAGTGCCATTGATGTTGAGGTACTGGAAATTTCGCGACCTACCAATTGGAGTTCGAAATCAAAAACTCCTAAGAAAAAGGAG GATATTTTGGTTGGTAATGGTAGCTCGGGTAATAGTGGACCAGTAGATGGGGTTCAGTCTTCAAATACGAAATGCCTTTCGtcatcaaaaaagaagaagaattgcCTTTCAGTATCTAATAGTCCAATTATTATAGACGAGTTTGGTTCTGATGTACTATTCGGTGCTGATGAGAACATGGACATGTATTATGATGATTTAGTGTATTCCGACTATGCTGTTTTACAAGCACATTTTGATAACATGGATATCCCCCCTGGAGTTGAGGCTCCAATCCCATGGATGCCTGGTCCCATGAAAGAACAAATGGTGTCAACCACTACAAGTACTTCAGGAAGAGATGTCTCTGGGGCAGTAAGGGACCAGTCCACTTCATTTAGCAGCTCTACTCTCGTTGGTCAGCCTACACAGTTTGGGTCGTCTTGGTCATCCCCAGGACCTTCTTTAGGCAAGGAGGGACAATTAGTCATTGGAAATTCGAATGAGAAGAGTTCTAAGGGAGCAAGTAATTCAAAGATCCTCTCATCTGGGGCAGAAAAAAAGTTTTCCACTATTAGAAAGAAAATCCATTCATCCAGTGCTACAGCCTCTTTTGATTGGAATAACCCATATAAATTGTATGAAGAGTCATTATCTCATTATGGAAAGAAATTAGGTTCATCCGGTGCTACAACCTCTTATGGTTCGGGCAACCAATCTACTCCTATTGGGCCTTATTTTCCAAATCCCGTGGGATCTCCAGTGTCTGATATGAagaatttatttcttaatcAAACCACTCCAATTTCAGCAGGAATTGCTCATGCATCAGCTGCTATGACAAACTATTCCCCCCTGAGTTTGCATAAAAGGGCAACAACTGCAGGATGTCCTTCAATTCCTTCAGGATCGGCTTGTAATGGAGAGCAACATAGAAATTTAGCTGAAATTCTGAAGAAATTCcaagttttcaaaaaatttgataCTGTTGAGGATCATTCGGACCATTTCTATTCTCGACAGGCTTCTTCAGGGAACCTG CCTTCTAAGAATTGGGCCAAGAAAATACAGGAGGAATGGAAGATACTGGAGAACGATCTGCCTG ATACAATATTTGTCAGGGTGTACGAATCAAGAATGGATCTGTTAAGAGCAGTTATCATGGGTGCTGATGGAACTCCATATCATGATGGCCTTTACTTCTTTGATGTTTTCTTTCCAAGCAACTATCCCAGTGTCCCCCCG CTTGTGCACTACCATTCCTTTGGCCTTCGAATCAATcctaatttgtataactgtGGAAAAGTCTGCCTGAGTTTACTTAACACTTGGACTGGCCAAGGGAAGGAGAAATGGATCCCTCGTGCATCTACTATGTTACAAGTCTTGGTGTCCATACAGGGGCTAATTTTAAATGCAAAACCCTATTTCAATGAGCCTGGTTATGCAAACACAGGCGGGACAACCAGAGGGGATGCAAGCTCACTGCAGTACAATGAGAACACTTACATTTTAAATCTGAAAACGATGGTCTTCTCCATGAGGCGTCCACCAAAG tattttgaagattttgtatTAGGGCATTTCTTTCGAAGTGCTCAAGATATTCTTGTGGCATGTAAAGCATACACAGATGGTGCTCAAGTAGGTAGCCTTGTCCGGGGTGGTGTTCAGGATGTTGATGAGGGCGACAAAAGCTGCTCACCAACTTTCAAGGCTTCTTTGGCCGGATTCATCAAGACAGTTATAGATACATTTAAGGAGATTGGAGTAAAGGATTGCGACAAATTTCTTCACTTGACACAGAGAGGGACTGGAGTAGCACCTGTTGTTCCTGCAAACACTGCGAATTATTTCTTCAGTTGA
- the LOC125865786 gene encoding probable ubiquitin-conjugating enzyme E2 26 isoform X1, translating to METHKQVATYVSENSKKRVFPGGSAIDVEVLEISRPTNWSSKSKTPKKKEVIFHEIIDVDEEDFSDVKHSCGNVKFSGKGKDILVGNGSSGNSGPVDGVQSSNTKCLSSSKKKKNCLSVSNSPIIIDEFGSDVLFGADENMDMYYDDLVYSDYAVLQAHFDNMDIPPGVEAPIPWMPGPMKEQMVSTTTSTSGRDVSGAVRDQSTSFSSSTLVGQPTQFGSSWSSPGPSLGKEGQLVIGNSNEKSSKGASNSKILSSGAEKKFSTIRKKIHSSSATASFDWNNPYKLYEESLSHYGKKLGSSGATTSYGSGNQSTPIGPYFPNPVGSPVSDMKNLFLNQTTPISAGIAHASAAMTNYSPLSLHKRATTAGCPSIPSGSACNGEQHRNLAEILKKFQVFKKFDTVEDHSDHFYSRQASSGNLPSKNWAKKIQEEWKILENDLPDTIFVRVYESRMDLLRAVIMGADGTPYHDGLYFFDVFFPSNYPSVPPLVHYHSFGLRINPNLYNCGKVCLSLLNTWTGQGKEKWIPRASTMLQVLVSIQGLILNAKPYFNEPGYANTGGTTRGDASSLQYNENTYILNLKTMVFSMRRPPKYFEDFVLGHFFRSAQDILVACKAYTDGAQVGSLVRGGVQDVDEGDKSCSPTFKASLAGFIKTVIDTFKEIGVKDCDKFLHLTQRGTGVAPVVPANTANYFFS from the exons ATGGAGACTCATAAACAAGTAGCAACATACGTTTCTGAGAATTCCAA GAAAAGAGTGTTTCCAGGTGGAAGTGCCATTGATGTTGAGGTACTGGAAATTTCGCGACCTACCAATTGGAGTTCGAAATCAAAAACTCCTAAGAAAAAGGAG GTTATTTTCCATGAAATAATAGATGTTGACGAAGAAGACTTTAGTGATGTTAAGCACTCTTGTGGAAATGTAAAATTTAGTGGCAAGGGGAAG GATATTTTGGTTGGTAATGGTAGCTCGGGTAATAGTGGACCAGTAGATGGGGTTCAGTCTTCAAATACGAAATGCCTTTCGtcatcaaaaaagaagaagaattgcCTTTCAGTATCTAATAGTCCAATTATTATAGACGAGTTTGGTTCTGATGTACTATTCGGTGCTGATGAGAACATGGACATGTATTATGATGATTTAGTGTATTCCGACTATGCTGTTTTACAAGCACATTTTGATAACATGGATATCCCCCCTGGAGTTGAGGCTCCAATCCCATGGATGCCTGGTCCCATGAAAGAACAAATGGTGTCAACCACTACAAGTACTTCAGGAAGAGATGTCTCTGGGGCAGTAAGGGACCAGTCCACTTCATTTAGCAGCTCTACTCTCGTTGGTCAGCCTACACAGTTTGGGTCGTCTTGGTCATCCCCAGGACCTTCTTTAGGCAAGGAGGGACAATTAGTCATTGGAAATTCGAATGAGAAGAGTTCTAAGGGAGCAAGTAATTCAAAGATCCTCTCATCTGGGGCAGAAAAAAAGTTTTCCACTATTAGAAAGAAAATCCATTCATCCAGTGCTACAGCCTCTTTTGATTGGAATAACCCATATAAATTGTATGAAGAGTCATTATCTCATTATGGAAAGAAATTAGGTTCATCCGGTGCTACAACCTCTTATGGTTCGGGCAACCAATCTACTCCTATTGGGCCTTATTTTCCAAATCCCGTGGGATCTCCAGTGTCTGATATGAagaatttatttcttaatcAAACCACTCCAATTTCAGCAGGAATTGCTCATGCATCAGCTGCTATGACAAACTATTCCCCCCTGAGTTTGCATAAAAGGGCAACAACTGCAGGATGTCCTTCAATTCCTTCAGGATCGGCTTGTAATGGAGAGCAACATAGAAATTTAGCTGAAATTCTGAAGAAATTCcaagttttcaaaaaatttgataCTGTTGAGGATCATTCGGACCATTTCTATTCTCGACAGGCTTCTTCAGGGAACCTG CCTTCTAAGAATTGGGCCAAGAAAATACAGGAGGAATGGAAGATACTGGAGAACGATCTGCCTG ATACAATATTTGTCAGGGTGTACGAATCAAGAATGGATCTGTTAAGAGCAGTTATCATGGGTGCTGATGGAACTCCATATCATGATGGCCTTTACTTCTTTGATGTTTTCTTTCCAAGCAACTATCCCAGTGTCCCCCCG CTTGTGCACTACCATTCCTTTGGCCTTCGAATCAATcctaatttgtataactgtGGAAAAGTCTGCCTGAGTTTACTTAACACTTGGACTGGCCAAGGGAAGGAGAAATGGATCCCTCGTGCATCTACTATGTTACAAGTCTTGGTGTCCATACAGGGGCTAATTTTAAATGCAAAACCCTATTTCAATGAGCCTGGTTATGCAAACACAGGCGGGACAACCAGAGGGGATGCAAGCTCACTGCAGTACAATGAGAACACTTACATTTTAAATCTGAAAACGATGGTCTTCTCCATGAGGCGTCCACCAAAG tattttgaagattttgtatTAGGGCATTTCTTTCGAAGTGCTCAAGATATTCTTGTGGCATGTAAAGCATACACAGATGGTGCTCAAGTAGGTAGCCTTGTCCGGGGTGGTGTTCAGGATGTTGATGAGGGCGACAAAAGCTGCTCACCAACTTTCAAGGCTTCTTTGGCCGGATTCATCAAGACAGTTATAGATACATTTAAGGAGATTGGAGTAAAGGATTGCGACAAATTTCTTCACTTGACACAGAGAGGGACTGGAGTAGCACCTGTTGTTCCTGCAAACACTGCGAATTATTTCTTCAGTTGA